Within Rhodanobacter soli, the genomic segment CCGGCCTGGCGCGAAAGCATCCTGGGCTGGTACTCGCGCCCGTCCAGCAAGGCGCTGCCGGACATCGGCGGCGCGCCGAACGTCTACGGCGTGCGCGACCTCAACAACCTGGTGTGGGAATGGGTCGACGACTTCAATGCGCTGATGGTCGCCAGCGACAGCCGTGAGCAGGGCGACCCGGACCTACTGAAGTTTTGCGGCGCCGGCGCGATCAGCCTGCAGGAAAAGGAGAACTACGCGGTGCTGATGCGCATCGCGATGCTGTCCGCGCTGCAGGCCGCCGACACCACCAACAACATGGGCTTCCGTTGTGCGAAGCCCGAATGAGGCATGCGTCATGAAGCGTCTGTTGCCCCTGTTTGCGATGTTCCTGCTGCTCGGCAGCGCGCGGGCGGCCACCCCGCTCCCCGGTGACTCGGTCTACAACCTGCCGGTGCAACTGACCGACCAGGACGGTCGCCGGCAGACGCTGGCCGAGCGGCGCGGCCGGCCGCAGCTGGTGACGATGTTCTACACCTCGTGCCAGATGGTCTGCCCGATGATCATCGACAGCCTGCGGTTGACCCGCAATGCGCTGGACCCGGCCACCCGCGCCCGGATCGACCTGCTCGCGGTGAGCTTCGACCCGGCGAAGGACGACGTTGCCACGCTGAAGAGCTACGCGCAGAAGCGCAAGCTGGACCCGCGCATCTGGACCCTGGCGCGGGCCGAGCCGGCGCAGGTACGCCAGCTGTCCGGCGTGCTTGGCCTGCAGTACCGGCAGCTGCCCGACGGCGAGTTCAACCACAGCAGCGAGCTGATCCTGCTCGACGCCGACGGCCGCATCGCTGCCCGCACCACGAGGATTGGCAAGCTCGACGCCGAGTTCGTGGAAGCGATCCGCAAGGTGGTCGCCCAGCCGCAAAGCTGAGGCGACAGTCTTCCGAAGCTTGATCCATATCAGCGCGGCAAGTGCCGGCCGCGCGCAGACTTCCGGGAAAGCTTCGGGAGAATCTGCATGGGTGCCTGGTATCCGTGGATCGTGCTGGTGCACCTGGCGTGCGCCATCGTGTTCGTCGGCGCGGTGGCGTTCGAGGTGCTGGTGGTCGAGTCGCTGCACCGGCATGTCGACGCGGCCGTCATGCAGCGCATCGAGCAGGCGATCATGGCGCGGGTGCGCCGGTTCATGCCGGTGATCGTGGTGCTGCTGTTCGCCAGCGGCTTCGTGCTGTTCGACATCCGCTGCGACGGCCTGGCCTGCGTGGGCAGCCGCTTCGGCAACTGGCTGCTGCTGAAGGTGCTGCTGGCGTTCGGCGTGCTCGGCGTGTTCGTCAACGCGATGTGGGCGATGCGCCGCGGGAAGATGGACGTCTGCCGGTTCCGGCATACCCATCGCGTGGTGCTGGGCCTGATGGTCGGCATCGTCTTCCTGGCCAAGACCATGTTCTACTTGTAGCCATCCATCCACACACGAGGTGCACGATGTCGCATGTCACGTTCAAGGGCCAGCCGATCAGCGTCGACGGCCAGTTTCCCGCAGTGGGTTCGACCGCGCCGGCATTCAGCCTGGTCGGCGGCGACCTGTCCGACGTGGCGCTGTCGAGCTACGCCGGCAAGCGCAAGGTGCTGAACATCTTCCCCAGCGTCGACACCGGCGTGTGCGCCGCCTCAGTGCGCCGCTTCAACGAACTGGCCGGCCAGCTCGACAACACCGTGGTGCTGTGCATCTCGGCCGACCTGCCATTCGCGCAGGCGCGCTTCTGCGGCGCCGAGGGACTGGACCGCGTGACCAACCTGTCGCTGATGCGTGGCCGCCAGTTCCTCAACGACTACGGCGTGGCGATCGCCAGCGGCCCGCTGGCCGGGTTGGCCGCACGCGCGGTATTGGTGCTGGACAAGCACGACAAGGTGATCCACGCCGAACTGGTCAGCGAAATCGGCCACGAGCCGAACTACGACGCGGCGTTGAAAGCGCTGGGCTGATTGCTCTCGCCCTGCGCTGCCTGCCGGCTCGCGTCAGCGACTGATACCCACGATCGGCACGCCGAACGGCTGCGCCTGCGGATGCAGGCCCAGGCCCAGCTTGAGGCTGCGGCCGATGCGTTCGGCGTATTCCAGCATCAGCGCGGCGCCGGCTTCGTCCAGTTCCTCGGTACAGGTCTCGCGCCACAGCGCGAGCCAGCGGTCGAAGTGTTCGGCGCGGATCGGATGCGGCCGGTGCGCGCCCATCGGGTTGCCGCGATAACTGCCCGCACGCAACGCCACCGAGGCCCAGAACGAGGTCAGCAGGCGCTTGTGTTCGTCCCAGTCGTGCACGGCCGCGTTGAAGATCGGGCCGAGCTGCGGCTCGCGCCGCACCTTCTCGTAAAAACGGTCGACCAGCCTGGCGATGGCCGGCTCGTCCAGGGGTGACGGTGGGTTCATGCGGGACATTGTGGATCCGTGCGCGGAACGATGTGCAAGTTTGCCGGCAACAAAAACGCATCCGGCCACGAGCAGCCGGATGCGTCGCTGGTCCGGGAAGCTTACTTGCCCAGGCTCAGCGTGCCCTTCATCAGCGCGGCGTGGCCGGGGAAGGTGCAGAAGTAGGCGTACTGCTCGCCGGCCTTCAGCTTGGCCACGTCGATCGTGGCGGTGTCGGATTCGCCGCCGCCGATCAGCTTGGTGTGCGCGATGATGCGGGCGTCGCCCGGCTTCTCGTAGCTGTTGGCGGCGCCGGCCTTCATGCCGTCGGCGATCACGCCGGCCTCGTCGGCGCTGTGCGACAGCACCCAGTTGTGGCCCATCGCGGTGACCGGCAGCTTGCCGGTGTGCTTCAGGGTGACCTTGAAGGTCTTGCAGGTCTTCGGCACGGTGATGGTCTTCTGGTTGAACTGCATGGCGTCGCTGCCTTCGATGGTGGTCGCGCATTCGGCGGCCATCAGCGGGGTGGAGAGCAGGCCGAGCAGGGCAATGGCAATCAGTTTGCGCATCATGATGTGTTGCTCCTTGGGGATGGGGTTAGGCTCAGGTAAATTCTGCGGTGGCGGCGCGCGGCGGGCACTGATCTGGATCATGGCCGCGGCACCGGCTGTCATCGACACTGTAGCCAGCGCCGACGGGTGTCGGAAGGAGGCACGATGACGCACGTCGTCACCGAAAACTGCATCAACTGCAAGCACACCGATTGCGTCGAGGTATGTCCGGTGGACTGCTTCCACGAAGGGCCGAACTTCCTGGTGATCGACCCGGACGAGTGCATCGACTGCACGCTGTGCGTGGAGGAGTGTCCGGTCGGCGCGATCTTCCCCGAGCTCGACGTGCCGGCGGGGCAGGAGATCTTTCTCTCGATCAATGCCGAGCTGGCGCGCGAGTGGCCGGTGCTGACCAGCAAGATCCCGTCGATGGAAGATGCCGCAAAGTGGGACGGCGTACCGGACAAGCTGCCGCTGCTGAAACGGTAGGCACAAAAAAGCCCGCATCTGCGGGCTTTTTTGCTCTCATGCGACCTGGCGGCTTACTTCGCCACCACCCGCACCATCTCCAGGCACTTGTTCGAGTAGCCCCACTCGTTGTCGTACCAGCTGACCAGCTTGACGAAAGTGTCGTCCAGCGCGATGCCGGCCTCGGCGTCGAAGATCGAGGTGCGCGCGTCACCGCGGAAATCGGTGGCGACGACCTTGTCCGTGGTGTAGCCGAGGATGCCCTTCAGCGCGCCCTCGCTCTGCGCCTTCATCTCCGCGCAGATCTCCGCGTAGGTCGCGGGCTTTTCCAGCTCGACGGTGAGGTCGACCACCGACACGTCGGAGGTCGGCACGCGGAAGCTCATGCCGGTGAGCTTCTTGTTGAGTTCGGGGATCACCACGCCGACGGCCTTGGCGGCGCCGGTGGAGGAGGGAATGATGTTCTCCAGGATGCCGCGGCCGCCGCGCCAGTCCTTGTTGCTCGGGCCGTCGACGGTCTTCTGCGTGGCGGTGGCGGCATGCACGGTGGTCATCAGGCCGCGCTTGATGCCCCACTTGTCGTGCATGACCTTGGCGATCGGCGCCAGGCAATTCGTGGTGCAGCTGGCGTTGGAGATGATCGCCTCGCCCTTGTAGGTCTTGTCGTTGACGCCGTAGACGAACATCGGCGTGTCGTCCTTCGACGGCGCCGACAGGATCACCTTCTTCGCGCCCGCATCCAGGTGCTTCTGCGCGGTTTCCTTGGTCAGGAACAGGCCGGTGGATTCGATCACCACGTCGGCGTTCACTTCGTTCCACTTCAGGTTGGCCGGGTCGCGTTCCTGGGTCAGGCGGATGCGCTTGCCGTTGACCAGCAGGTGGCCGCCATCGACCTTCACGTCGCCCTTGAAGCGGCCATGCACCGAGTCGTAGCCCAGCATGTAGGCAAGGTAGTCCGGCTCCAGCAGGTCGTTGATCGCCACGATCTCGATGTCGTTGCCGAAATTCTGCACGGCTGCACGCAGCACGTTGCGACCGATGCGGCCAAAGCCGTTGATGCCGACCTTGATGGTCATGAGGGAACGTCCTCCTGAGGGCAATTGGGAATGTTGCGACGATGGATGGCCGCCGCGGGCCGCGGTGCCGGTGTTTCAACCGTGAAATCTTACAATGAAAGCGTCCGGATGGCCCGCGCCCGATTGTCGCTGTGGCAGACTGCGGCCTTTGCGCCGGCAGTCATCATGTCCTTCTCCAGTCGTTCGCTTGCCTTCGTGGCCGTCTTGTTCGCGGTCGCGCCGTCGGCCCAGGCCTGGGGGCCGCTCGGCCACAGCGTGGTCGCCGAGCTGGCGCAACGGCACCTGGATCCGGCCGCCGAGGCCGAGCTGGAGCGCCTGCTGGCGCCGGAACACACGCAGCGCCTGGCCGACGTCGCCAACTGGCCCGATCAGATCCAGGATGATCCGGCGCGCGCCGCGTTGTGGAAGCAGACGCGTGGCCAGCACTACGTCAATTTCCGCGGCGGCAGCGCTTGCGGCTACGTGCCGCCGCGCGACTGCCGCGACGGCCGCTGCGTGGTGGCCGGCCTGCAGTATTACGTCAGCGTGCTCGGCGATCGCAGCAAGCCGGACAGCGCACGCCGCGAGGCGCTGAAGTTCGTGGTGCATTTCGTCGGCGACGTCCACCAGCCGCTGCATGCCGGATACCGCGACGACAAGGGCGGCAATACGTACCAGGTGCAGTTCGACGGCAGGGGCAGCAACCTGCACAAGGTATGGGATTCGGGACTGCTGTCCAGCCGCGGGCTCGACTGGCAGGCCTATGCGCAGGCGCTGGATTCGGCGGTGCCGGTGAACCTGCCGGCGCCGATCGCGCCGCTGGACAACCCTTACGCGCAATGGGCGGAAGAGTCCTGCCGGATCACCGCCGAGCGCGGCTTCTATCCGGCCGGGCACGAGATCGACCCGGCCTACGTCAGGGCCGAGCTGCCGGTGGCCGAGCTGCGCCTGCGCCAGGCCGGCCGGCGGCTGGCGGCCGTGCTCAACCTCGCCCTGGCGCGCTAGCTCGAAGGCGCGGTCTGCGCGCCAGCGCACATCGACGGCATGCATACGAATGCAGGGTGGTGGCGCGCCGCGCGGCATCTGTTAGCCTCGGCACATGAACGAGAATCCTCTGCGCCGCACCAAGATCGTCGCCACCCTGGGCCCCGCCACCGACGTGCCGGGCATGCTCGAACGGATCATCGCCGAAGGCGTCAACGTGGTCCGCCTGAACCTCTCGCACGGACAGCCGGACGATCACCGCGCGCGCGCCAATGCGGTGCGTGCGGCGTCGGTGGCCGCCGGACGCGAAGTCGGCATCCTGGCCGACCTGCAGGGGCCGAAGATCCGCATCGAGACGTTCGCCAGCGGGCCGGTGGAGCTCGTCGACGGGGCGTCGTTCGTGCTGGATTGCCGCCCCGACGCGCCGCCCGGCGACGTGGGCCGCGTCGGCGTCAGCTATTACGGCCTGCCGCACGACGTGCACGCCGGCGACGTGCTGCTGCTGGACGACGGCCTGATCGCGCTGTCCGTGCAGGAAGTGGCCGGCGCCGAGGTGCGCTGCACGGTGCTGGTCGGCGGCAAGCTGTCCAACCGCAAGGGGCTCAACCGGCAGGGCGGCGGGCTATCGGTGACGGCGCTGTCGGACAAGGACAAGGCCGACATCAAGCTGGCCGCCGAGATCGGCGCGGATTTCCTCGCCGTGTCGTTCGTGCGTTCGGCCGAGGACATGCACCAGGCGCGCCGGCTGCTGCACGAAGCGGGCGGCGACGCGGCGCTGGTGGCGAAGATCGAGCGCGCCGACGCGATCCCGGTGCTGGGCGAGATCATCGACGCCTCCGACGTGGTGATGGTGGCGCGCGGCGACCTGGGCGTGGAGATCGGCGACGCCGAACTGCCCGGCCTGCAGAAGAAGATCATCCGCGAGACGGTGCAGCGCAACCGCGCGGTGATCACCGCCACGCAGATGCTGCAGTCGATGGTGCGCTCGCCGATCCCGACCCGCGCCGAGGTGCTGGACGTGGCCAACGCGGTGATCGACGGCACCGACGCGGTGATGCTGTCGGAAGAAACCGCGGCCGGCGCGCACCCGGACAAGGCGATAGCGGCGATGCGCCGGATCTGCCTCGGCGCCGAGCGCCAGTTCGAGCCGAAGGAGGATCTGGCCAGCGCCAGCCACCACATGAACCGCACCGACCAGGCAATCGCGCTGGCCGCGATGGTGCTGGCCGGCCAGCTCGGCGTGCGGGCTATCGTGGCGCTGACCGAATCCGGCGCCACCGCCCAGTGGCTGTCGCGCTATCGCAGCGCGGTGCCGATCTACGGCATGTCGCCGTCGGCCGCCGCGCGCCGTCGCATGCAGGTGCTGCGCGACGTGCAGCCGGTGGAGTTCAGTCACGGCGAGAAGCAGAGCATGGCCGCCTCCACCCGCGCCGCGGTGCGGCTGCTGTTCGAGCAGGGCAAGCTGGTCGAGGGCGACAGCGTGGTGATCACCTACGGCGACCGCATCGGCCACGTCGGCGGCACCAACACGCTGAAGCTGCTCTGGGTCGGCCCCGGCGGCACGGTCGAGAGCCTGCGCGACCTGTGATGGCTGACGCGCGGCTGTCCGGCGCGTCGGGCGTTGACTGGTGCCGGGCGGCAATGCCGCTACACTTCGTTCCGTCACCCCGGCCCAGGAGAACGCCATGAAGTCCATGTCCCGCCTGTTTCGTCAGGGCCTTTTGCTGGCACTGGCGCTGGGCTTCGTCACGCCGGTGCTGGCGCAGGTGCGCAAGATCGACCAGCAGGACCTGTACCGCTACTGGATCCTGCTCAATACCAAGGTGAAGATGGATGTGCCCAACAGCGGGCTGAACCTGGACAAGCCCGGCTGCGCGGCGGTGACCTATACGGTGGGCTCCGACGGCGTGCCGATGAACGTGCAGGTGGTCAAGGTGGCGCCGAAGAGCGATCTCGGCCCGGCGGCGCGCAGCGCGGTCTCCAATTTCCGCTACGGCCCGTCGCTGACCAACCGCATCGGCGAGCCGGTCGCCACCTACTACGTCGTGCCCTTCAACGCGCCGAAGGATCCGGCCCAGCGCCAGCAATTGATGGACCAGTGCAAGCTGCCCGGCTACGCCCCCTGAGCCGGTGCAGTCCGGCCGCGCTGCGCCTTGGCGCTTGCGGCCGCCGATCTGGCCTATAATCGCCGTTTTGAACCGCGCCGCTTCGGCCCCGAGGCGGCTTCCATCTTGTGCGGGCGGGCTACGCCCCGGCACCACGGAGTCGTCATGAGTATTGAAGATCTCGAAAGCATCGCCCTGGCGATGGTCGCGCCCGGCAAGGGCATCATCGCCATCGACGAGTCGACCAACACCATCAAGAAGCGCTTCGAGGCCGTCGGCATCGAGAACACCGAGGAAAATCGTCGCGCCTACCGCGAGCTGCTGTTGACCACGCCGGGCCTGAACGAGCACATCTCCGGCGCGATCCTGTACGACGAGACGATCCGCCAGTCGACGAAAGACGGCGTGCCGTTCACCCAGGTCATGAAGAAGGCCGGCATCATTCCCGGCATCAAGGTCGACAAGGGCCCGCAGCCGCTGGCCGGCTTCCCCGGCGACGTGGTCACCGAAGGCCTCGACGGCCTGCGCGAGCGCCTGCAGGAGTACGTCAAGCTGGGCGCCCAGTTCGCCAAGTGGCGTGCGGTGATCAACATTTCCGAAGAGAACCCCAGCTCCACCGCGATCGAGGCGAACTGCCACGTGCTGGCCCGTTACGCCGCGCTGTGCCAGGAAGCCGGCCTGGTGCCGATGGTCGAGCCCGAGGTGATCATGGACGGCGACCACAGCATCGAGGTGAGCTACGAAGTGCACGAAGCCGTGCTGCGCAGCCTGTTCAACGCGTTGTACGAGCAGAACGTGATGCTGGAAGGCACCATCCTGAAGGTCAGCATGGTCATCCCGGGCAAGGATTCGGACGAGCAGGCCGACGTCGAGGAAGTCGCCGAAGCCACCGTGCGCGTGCTGAAGTCCACCGTGCCGGCCTCGCTGCCGGGCATCGTGTTCCTCTCCGGCGGACAGACCGACGAGCAGTCCACCGCCCACCTCAACGCGATGAACCGCATGGGCCCGCACCCGTGGCCGCTGTCGTTCTCCTACGGCCGCGCCATGCAGCAGGCGGCGTTGAAGCTGTGGTCGAAGGACATGAAGGCGAACTACGCTGATGCGCAGAAGACCGTGCACGCCCGCGCGCGTGATAACGGCTTGGCCGCGCTGGGGCAGTGGAACGGCTGATTGCCGCACCGCCAGCGCAACGAAGAACGGGCGCCTTTCGGCGCCCGTTCCGTTTTCATCGCGCACATCCCTGTGCGCCACTCAACTTTGGTATGGCGTGGATCAGAAGCGGTATTCCGCGCTGACCGAGACCATGTCGGTGCTCAGGTTCACCCGGTCCTTCTTCGCGTCGTAGTAGTCGTAGTTCAGGCCGAGGCTGACGTTGTTGCTGAAGTCGTAGCCCACACCGGCGCCGGCGTACCAACTGGTGTCGTCCAGCCCCTTGCGCACCGGGTTGGCGTCGTTGCTGAGGCCGTGGCCCTTCCAGCCGTAGATGCCGGTGCGCGCGCTGACGTACCAGTTCGGGCTGACGTTGAAGTGGCCGTTCACGCCGGCAGTCCAGCCGTGCAGCTGGGATTTGTTGTCTGCCACAACCGGCTGGCTGTTGAAGATGTTCTTCGCGTGGATGTTGCCCAGGTCGTTGTAGCCCACCTCGGCGCCCAGTGCGACCGACGGGTTCAGCGCCCAGCGGTAGCCGCCGTTGATGCCGTAGCCGGTGTCGTGGTCGTCATACGGGCCATGGTTGAGCGAGGTCTGGCCGACATTGCCATTGATGAACCAACCGCCATTCTGGGTCGGCGCACTCTGCGCGAACACGGCGGGAACGGCCAGCAGGCCGGCGGAAGTGAAGGCGAGGGCGAGCAGGGTCTTTTTCATTTTCATGGGAAGCTTCTCCGGTTGTTGTCATGGCAGTCGGCCCAGAGGGGGAGTGGCCGCTGCTGAAAGTGCGCTGCCCAATCAGGCGGCGACACTTGAACACTTAGATGGGACGCTGGCCGAAAGATTCAATACCGATAAGTTCAGTATTAAGCCAACGTTAATCCGGGACGAGACGGCGAGGAAACCCCCGCCCTCTCGCGTACCTGGGTCAGAAGCGGTATTCGGCCGTCAGCGAGGCCGTATCGGTGGACAGGCTGATGCCGTCCTTCTTGGCGTGGTAGTAGTCGTACGCCAGACCCACGCCGAAATGGCTGTTGATGTCGTAGCCCACGCCGGCGCCGGCGTAGTAGTCGACCTTGTCCAGATCGTGCCGGTTGATGTCCTGGTTGGCGTAACCGTGACCCTGCCAGCCGTAGACGCCCGTACGTCCGCTGACGTACAGGCCCTGCCAGACATTGATCTTGCCGTTCACGCCGGCGGTCCAGCCGCGCAGGGCATTGCGCTGATCCTTCAGGTTGACGGGATTGTCGTTGAACGCATTCTTCAGCTTGAAGTTGCCGAGGTCGTTGTAGCCGACATCCACGCCGAGCCCGAGATCCTCGCCGACCTTCCAGCGGTAGCCGCCGTTGATGGCGTAGGTCGTCGGGTGGTCGTTATACGGGCCCTTGTTCACATGGGCCTGACCCACGCTGCCGTCGATGAACCAGTTGCCGCTGCCGATGGCTTGGCCCGGCTGGTAATTGCCGGTGGTCGGGGCGGTGCTGTCGCTGATCGCCGGAGCGGGCGTGCTGTCCTGCGCCAGGGCGGGCAGGGTGCACAAGGCGGTGGATGCGATGGCGAGGGCAATGAGCGTCTTTTTCATGGGGAACTCCTCTTGTATTGAACCGGGCCGCGGATCGTGGGGACGACGCGCGCGGTCGGGCAGCGCCTGGGGATGGTTCTGCGGGGCGTATTACTAGCGGGGCGATGCTGAAGCTCGCTGAACCGTGGAGGCCGGGGTTAAGCGCTTATTAATCCCGCCGCCACGAGCGACAGCCGGAGGGCATATCGGCGACAATGGGCGCTTTTGCACCCTCCGGAGACTGCCCGATGACCACCCGCCGCGAACTCGCCAATGCCGTGCGAGCCCTTGCCATGGACGCCGTGGAAGCGGCCAAATCCGGTCATCCGGGCATGCCGATGGGCATGGCCGACATCGCCGAAGTGCTGTGGAACGACTTCCTGCACTTCAATCCGGCCAACCCGCAGTGGTTCAACCGCGACCGCTTCGTGCTGTCCAACGGCCACGGTTCGATGCTGCAGTACGCGCTGCTGCACCTGACCGGTTTCGACCTGCCGATGGAGCAGTTGAAGCGCTTCCGCCAGCTGCATTCGAAGACCGCCGGCCACCCGGAAGCCAGCGAAACGCCGGGAGTGGAGACCACCACCGGTCCGCTCGGCCAGGGCCTGGCGAATGCGGTCGGCTTCGCGCTGGCGGAAAAAGTGTTGGCGGCGCATTTCAACCGCGACGGGCATGACATCGTCGATCACCACACCTACGTCTTCCTCGGCGACGGCTGCCTGATGGAAGGCATCTCGCACGAAGTCGCCTCGCTGGCCGGCACCTGGCAGCTCGGCAAACTGGTGGCGATCTACGACGACAACGGCATCTCGATCGATGGCGAAGTGCACGGCTGGTTCACCGACGACACGCCGGCGCGCTTCGAGGCGTACGGTTGGAACGTGATCCGCGGCGTCGACGGGCATGACGCCGAGGCGATCAAGCGTGCGCTTCTTCAGGCGACGAGCCAGAGCGAAAAGCCCACGCTTGTCTGTGCCAAAACCGTGATCGGTTTTGGGGCGCCGAACAAGCAGGGCAAGGAAGAAAGCCACGGTGCGGCGCTCGGCAAGGACGAGATTGCCGCTGCCCGCGAACAGCTGGGCTGGCATCACGCGCCGTTCGAGATTCCCGCCGAGATTTACGCCGGCTGGGATCACAAAAAGTCAGGTAATGAAGCCGAGCAGGCCTGGAACGATGCGTTCGCAAAGTACGCCGCCGCGCATCCGGAACTGGCCGCCGAGTTCAAGCGTCGCCTCGCCGGCGAGTTGCCGGCCGACTGGCCGGAGAAGTCGCGGGCGTACATCGCGAAGCTGCAGGCCGAAGGTCCGGAAGTGGCTTCGCGCAAGGCCTCGCAGATGAGCCTGGACGCGTTCGGCCCGCTGTTGCCGGAACTGATCGGCGGCTCGGCCGACCTGGCCGGCTCCAACCTCACCAAGTGGAAGGGCAGCCTCGACGCCGCCACTGGCAACAGTGCGGGCGGCAAGGG encodes:
- a CDS encoding outer membrane beta-barrel protein, translating into MKKTLIALAIASTALCTLPALAQDSTPAPAISDSTAPTTGNYQPGQAIGSGNWFIDGSVGQAHVNKGPYNDHPTTYAINGGYRWKVGEDLGLGVDVGYNDLGNFKLKNAFNDNPVNLKDQRNALRGWTAGVNGKINVWQGLYVSGRTGVYGWQGHGYANQDINRHDLDKVDYYAGAGVGYDINSHFGVGLAYDYYHAKKDGISLSTDTASLTAEYRF
- the fdxA gene encoding ferredoxin FdxA, with the protein product MTHVVTENCINCKHTDCVEVCPVDCFHEGPNFLVIDPDECIDCTLCVEECPVGAIFPELDVPAGQEIFLSINAELAREWPVLTSKIPSMEDAAKWDGVPDKLPLLKR
- a CDS encoding class I fructose-bisphosphate aldolase, which codes for MSIEDLESIALAMVAPGKGIIAIDESTNTIKKRFEAVGIENTEENRRAYRELLLTTPGLNEHISGAILYDETIRQSTKDGVPFTQVMKKAGIIPGIKVDKGPQPLAGFPGDVVTEGLDGLRERLQEYVKLGAQFAKWRAVINISEENPSSTAIEANCHVLARYAALCQEAGLVPMVEPEVIMDGDHSIEVSYEVHEAVLRSLFNALYEQNVMLEGTILKVSMVIPGKDSDEQADVEEVAEATVRVLKSTVPASLPGIVFLSGGQTDEQSTAHLNAMNRMGPHPWPLSFSYGRAMQQAALKLWSKDMKANYADAQKTVHARARDNGLAALGQWNG
- the tpx gene encoding thiol peroxidase, whose protein sequence is MSHVTFKGQPISVDGQFPAVGSTAPAFSLVGGDLSDVALSSYAGKRKVLNIFPSVDTGVCAASVRRFNELAGQLDNTVVLCISADLPFAQARFCGAEGLDRVTNLSLMRGRQFLNDYGVAIASGPLAGLAARAVLVLDKHDKVIHAELVSEIGHEPNYDAALKALG
- a CDS encoding S1/P1 nuclease; its protein translation is MSFSSRSLAFVAVLFAVAPSAQAWGPLGHSVVAELAQRHLDPAAEAELERLLAPEHTQRLADVANWPDQIQDDPARAALWKQTRGQHYVNFRGGSACGYVPPRDCRDGRCVVAGLQYYVSVLGDRSKPDSARREALKFVVHFVGDVHQPLHAGYRDDKGGNTYQVQFDGRGSNLHKVWDSGLLSSRGLDWQAYAQALDSAVPVNLPAPIAPLDNPYAQWAEESCRITAERGFYPAGHEIDPAYVRAELPVAELRLRQAGRRLAAVLNLALAR
- a CDS encoding energy transducer TonB, with translation MKSMSRLFRQGLLLALALGFVTPVLAQVRKIDQQDLYRYWILLNTKVKMDVPNSGLNLDKPGCAAVTYTVGSDGVPMNVQVVKVAPKSDLGPAARSAVSNFRYGPSLTNRIGEPVATYYVVPFNAPKDPAQRQQLMDQCKLPGYAP
- a CDS encoding CopD family copper resistance protein, encoding MGAWYPWIVLVHLACAIVFVGAVAFEVLVVESLHRHVDAAVMQRIEQAIMARVRRFMPVIVVLLFASGFVLFDIRCDGLACVGSRFGNWLLLKVLLAFGVLGVFVNAMWAMRRGKMDVCRFRHTHRVVLGLMVGIVFLAKTMFYL
- a CDS encoding group III truncated hemoglobin; amino-acid sequence: MNPPSPLDEPAIARLVDRFYEKVRREPQLGPIFNAAVHDWDEHKRLLTSFWASVALRAGSYRGNPMGAHRPHPIRAEHFDRWLALWRETCTEELDEAGAALMLEYAERIGRSLKLGLGLHPQAQPFGVPIVGISR
- a CDS encoding SCO family protein, producing MKRLLPLFAMFLLLGSARAATPLPGDSVYNLPVQLTDQDGRRQTLAERRGRPQLVTMFYTSCQMVCPMIIDSLRLTRNALDPATRARIDLLAVSFDPAKDDVATLKSYAQKRKLDPRIWTLARAEPAQVRQLSGVLGLQYRQLPDGEFNHSSELILLDADGRIAARTTRIGKLDAEFVEAIRKVVAQPQS
- the pyk gene encoding pyruvate kinase, translating into MNENPLRRTKIVATLGPATDVPGMLERIIAEGVNVVRLNLSHGQPDDHRARANAVRAASVAAGREVGILADLQGPKIRIETFASGPVELVDGASFVLDCRPDAPPGDVGRVGVSYYGLPHDVHAGDVLLLDDGLIALSVQEVAGAEVRCTVLVGGKLSNRKGLNRQGGGLSVTALSDKDKADIKLAAEIGADFLAVSFVRSAEDMHQARRLLHEAGGDAALVAKIERADAIPVLGEIIDASDVVMVARGDLGVEIGDAELPGLQKKIIRETVQRNRAVITATQMLQSMVRSPIPTRAEVLDVANAVIDGTDAVMLSEETAAGAHPDKAIAAMRRICLGAERQFEPKEDLASASHHMNRTDQAIALAAMVLAGQLGVRAIVALTESGATAQWLSRYRSAVPIYGMSPSAAARRRMQVLRDVQPVEFSHGEKQSMAASTRAAVRLLFEQGKLVEGDSVVITYGDRIGHVGGTNTLKLLWVGPGGTVESLRDL
- the azu gene encoding azurin, whose product is MRKLIAIALLGLLSTPLMAAECATTIEGSDAMQFNQKTITVPKTCKTFKVTLKHTGKLPVTAMGHNWVLSHSADEAGVIADGMKAGAANSYEKPGDARIIAHTKLIGGGESDTATIDVAKLKAGEQYAYFCTFPGHAALMKGTLSLGK
- the gap gene encoding type I glyceraldehyde-3-phosphate dehydrogenase, which gives rise to MTIKVGINGFGRIGRNVLRAAVQNFGNDIEIVAINDLLEPDYLAYMLGYDSVHGRFKGDVKVDGGHLLVNGKRIRLTQERDPANLKWNEVNADVVIESTGLFLTKETAQKHLDAGAKKVILSAPSKDDTPMFVYGVNDKTYKGEAIISNASCTTNCLAPIAKVMHDKWGIKRGLMTTVHAATATQKTVDGPSNKDWRGGRGILENIIPSSTGAAKAVGVVIPELNKKLTGMSFRVPTSDVSVVDLTVELEKPATYAEICAEMKAQSEGALKGILGYTTDKVVATDFRGDARTSIFDAEAGIALDDTFVKLVSWYDNEWGYSNKCLEMVRVVAK
- a CDS encoding porin family protein; the encoded protein is MKMKKTLLALAFTSAGLLAVPAVFAQSAPTQNGGWFINGNVGQTSLNHGPYDDHDTGYGINGGYRWALNPSVALGAEVGYNDLGNIHAKNIFNSQPVVADNKSQLHGWTAGVNGHFNVSPNWYVSARTGIYGWKGHGLSNDANPVRKGLDDTSWYAGAGVGYDFSNNVSLGLNYDYYDAKKDRVNLSTDMVSVSAEYRF